The window GCCGACCACCCTAGATGAGCTTTTGTTCatggcggacaagtacgccaccgcCAACTCCTCGATGAAGTCGAAAATCCGGGACGTATCCGGGAAGGTGCTCCCGCCGCCTCCtctgacgccggctggtgacaccAGCCGGTGCCAGCAGCCGAACGACAATAAGCACAAGGCCCAGCAGCCGTCAGGTGGCAACAGTCGAAGATCAGCAGCCAGAGGGGCAGCCCGGCCCCAAGCGTCAGAACAGCGGCAAGCCTGcttggttgcccgccttctccttcgagcaaacccttgatgctccctgcaagttccacagcggcgtgaAGCCGTCTAACCACACCACTCgtaaatgccactggctcactcGAATTGCCAAGGGCGAGGGTCTGCCGCCTCCGCCTGCCGGCCCTCCAGCTCcgcctcctcagcagccggcggtcCGTGCAGCCGGCATGATCCAGGATGAGTTCGCTGAAGCCAACGCCACCTACGTCCTCTTCACTAGCGAAGCCGACGATAAGCACAGCCGACGCCAGCACCACCGGGAATGCCGTTGCCTCAGAAGTcccagagttcatgcactggtccgagaggCCCATCAATTGGAGCCGTGCTGACCACCCAGCCGTGATGCCTTCGCGGGGTTCCTATGCCTTGGTGTTGGACTCCACCTTCTCAATGGAGAGGCGAGCTTTCCGCTTCTCCCGgatcctgatagacggcggtagcaacatcaacatcctctaccgcaacaccatggagaagttgggcATCAAGGAGAAGCAGCTCCTGCCCAGTCGGACTGTCTTCCACGGCACCGGACTTTCCTGCTCCctaatcggcaagatcaagatcgACGTCCTGTTCGGTGATAAAGACCACTTCTGCCGCGAgccaatctggttcgaggtggttaACCTGGACAGCCCCTACCACGCGCTCTTGGGCCGGcctgcgctggccaagttcatggcagtgctgcactacgcctacctcaagatgaagatgcccggcaccaagggcatcatcaccatagccggcgACTACCAGAAGTCGGCCGCATGTGCTGctgccagcagtcggctggccgagtccctcgtcaTCACCGAAGAGAAGCGTCTCCTTGACCGggtggtggccatggccagcaagcagccgggCATGCCATCCGACCCCAAGGAGACAGAggctcagggctccttccagccggccaaagagaccAAGAAGATTGCCTTGGACCCAGAGCACCCGGAGAGATTTGCTGTCGTAGGCTCCAATCTCGACatcaaataggaaagcgagctcgtcgatctcctccgtgagaatcggggcatctttgcatggtctcacaaggacatgccgggtgttcgacggatttcgccaagcacaagctACATGTGAGGCCGGATgcaaagccggtcaagcaacccctccgccgcctatcagaagagaagagaaggattgTTGGTGAAGAGATCGCCCAGCTTCTGGCAGTCGGCTTCATCATCGAAGTATTCTACCCGGactggcttgccaacccagtcctcgtgttgaagaag is drawn from Aegilops tauschii subsp. strangulata cultivar AL8/78 chromosome 1, Aet v6.0, whole genome shotgun sequence and contains these coding sequences:
- the LOC109762600 gene encoding uncharacterized protein; its protein translation is MEKLGIKEKQLLPSRTVFHGTGLSCSLIGKIKIDVLFGDKDHFCREPIWFEVVNLDSPYHALLGRPALAKFMAGIITIAGDYQKSAACAAASSRLAESLVITEEKRLLDRVVAMASKQPGMPSDPKETEAQGSFQPAKETKKIALDPEHPERFAVVGSNLDIK